A region from the Drosophila takahashii strain IR98-3 E-12201 chromosome 2L, DtakHiC1v2, whole genome shotgun sequence genome encodes:
- the LOC108067925 gene encoding cilia- and flagella-associated protein 299, with the protein MATQGKNVDFSVLEFDNYNDYITSFATVKDYRYLSNQNTIKTIVQLGYRTTKIPYTAEEYVKRVDIALEAIRPKTAHVGLFSDLMAPTNQDPVLLEFKSRELLNLNKILSTIVFTSYIHADGSEISGYIDLDMSWRNCYREAMKHTDWRGVFTGRSRLKPMPHHLSYSNPRYNVVKYTDSDNYQVMHDHHYGLMFMHRGDHKMISVGGQFNMYSRNAKRSMVYSPKFGYVVFYDHFVRKKV; encoded by the exons ATGGCCACTCAGGGCAAGAACGTGGACTTCAGCGTTTTGGAGTTCGACAACTACAATGATTATATCACATCGTTCGCCACCGTTAAGGACTACAGATATCTGAGCAATCAGAACACTATCAAGACCATCGTCCAGCTGGGCTACCGCACTACAAAGATCCCCTATACCGCAGAGGAATATGTAAAGAGAGTTGACATAGCCTTGGAGGCTATCAGGCCAAAGACAGCCCACGTGGGTTTGTTTAGCGATCTTATGGCGCCAACAAACCAAGACCCAGTACTTCTGGAATTTAAGTCCCGCGAGCTGCTCAACTTGAACAAGATTCTTTCG ACCATCGTCTTTACCTCTTACATCCATGCCGACGGTTCGGAGATCTCCGGCTACATTGACCTAGACATGAGCTGGCGCAACTGCTACCGCGAGGCCATGAAGCACACCGACTGGCGGGGAGTTTTTACAGGTCGATCGCGACTGAAGCCCATGCCCCACCACCTTAGCTACTCGAACCCTCGCTATAACGTTGTCAAGTACACCGACAGCGATAACTACCAGGTGATGCACGATCACCACTATGGACTGATGTTCATGCACCGGGGCGATCACAAAATGATTTCGGTGGGCGGCCAATTCAACATGTACTCGAGAAACGCCAAGCGTTCGATGGTTTACTCTCCCAAGTTCGGATATGTTGTCTTCTACGATCACTTTGTGCGCAAGAAGGTCTAG
- the clumsy gene encoding glutamate receptor ionotropic, kainate 2, giving the protein MYLVFLTQVLLIVFPAVADRNQFMVGSIFTSDKDESEIAFRTAVDRANIMERNIELVPVVMYANTDDSFIMEKMVCNLISQGVIAIFGPSTGSSSDIIASICDTLDIPHIVYDWIPNESIPDREHSTMTLNVHPDNLLLSQGLAEIVQSFGWRSFTVVYETDRELQQLQDILQVGEPSSNPTTVKQLGPDDDHRPFLKEIKLSTDNCLILNCAPDNLLKILQQANELKMLGEYQSVFIPLLDTHSIDFGELSGVEANITLVRIMDPTDFHVKNVVHDWEEREKREGRYFKVEPERVKTQMILINDAVWLFSKGLTELGIFEELTAPELECRRKKPWPFGKRIIEFMKARSEETSTGRVDFNEYGQRSFFTLRFMELNSTGFLDLATWDPVNGLNVLNDDEESEKRVGQKLSNKTFIVSSRLGAPFLTLREPEEGEVLRGNARYEGYSIDLIEEIAKMLNFKYEFRMSPDGKYGALNKVTQTWDGIVRQLIDGNADLGICDLTMTSSRRQAVDFTPPFMTLGISILFSKPPTPPTDLFSFLSPFSLDVWIYMGSAYLFISLLLFGLARMAPDDWENPHPCKEPEEVENIWSIMNTTWLSIGSLMGQGCDILPKAASTRLVTGMWWFFALMMLNSYTANLAAFLTNSRQGNSISNAEDLAAQNKIKYGAMAGGSTMGFFRDSNFSTYQKMWTAMESASPSVFTKTNDEGVERVQKGKNLYAFMMESTTLEYNVERKCDLVQIGGWLDYKSYGIAMPFNSPYRKQISGAVLKLGELGQLAELKRKWWKEMHGGGNCGKSEEGGGDTPELGLENVGGVFLVLGLGLFAAMVLGCTEFLWNVKSVAIEEKISLKEAFKSEALFAASIWITTKPVHTSSGSGSSSSSSSTSSRTKHSSKSQGLSMKSLKSSGEHDVEASVHNKLKKIGSMFSLKSQKTTTPPPEIGWKLDKSTQMDEVPTPEPETEPELLPEVEPELPQHRHRHHHHHHRHHHHHNQGDQGHDGGDPSHIE; this is encoded by the exons atgtattTGGTATTCCTTACTCAAGTCCTACTGATTGTGTTCCCAGCTGTCGCTGATAGAAATCAGTTTATGGTGG GCAGCATCTTTACATCAGACAAAGATGAATCGGAAATAGCATTTCGCACAGCGGTGGACCGTGCCAACATAATGGAGAGAAACATAGAGCTTGTTCCAGTTGTGATGTATGCCAACACGGATGACAGTTTCATCATGGAAAAAATGG TTTGCAATTTGATTTCTCAAGGAGTAATCGCCATTTTTGGACCCAGTACAGGCAGTAGTTCGG ACATAATTGCCTCCATATGCGATACCCTCGATATACCGCACATAGTATATGACTGGATACCCAATGAATCTATACCAGATCGCGAGCACTCTACGATGACTCTTAATGTCCATCCCGATAACCTCTTGTTATCCCAGGGTCTTGCCGAAATTGTGCAGAGCTTTGGCTGGCGTAGTTTTACAGTTGTCTATGAGACTGATAGAG AGCTCCAACAACTTCAGGATATTCTGCAAGTCGGTGAGCCGAGCAGCAATCCAACCACAGTAAAACAACTGGGACCGGATGACGATCACAGGCCTTTCCTCAAGGAAATTAAACTTTCCACTGATAACTGCCTGATCCTGAACTGTGCTCCGGATAATCTATTGAAAATATTGCAACAAGCCAATGAGCTGAAAATGTTGGGCGAATATCAG AGCGTTTTTATACCGCTACTGGATACCCATTCAATCGACTTTGGTGAACTTTCCGGTGTTGAAGCTAACATAACCTTGGTCCGAATAATGGATCCAACCGATTTCCATGTCAAAAACGTAGTACACGATTGGGAGGAGCGCGAGAAACGCGAGGGGCGTTACTTTAAAGTCGAGCCTGAACGGGTAAAAACTCAGATGATACTGATCAACGATGCCGTTTGGCTCTTTTCTAAGGGACTGACAGAGCTCGGAATTTTCGAAGAGCTCACTGCACCCGAACTGGAATGCAGGCGGAAGAAACCCTGGCCATTTGGCAAACGCATTATTGAATTCATGAAAGCG CGATCCGAGGAAACTTCCACTGGACGAGTGGACTTTAATGAGTATGGTCAGAGGAGCTTCTTCACCCTGCGATTCATGGAATTGAATTCTACCGGCTTTTTGGATTTAGCCACATGGGATCCGGTTAACGGTTTGAATGTGCTGAACGATGACGAGGAGAGCGAAAAGAGAGTGGGCCAAAAGCTGTccaataaaacatttatagtGTCCTCCCGCCTGGGAGCCCCATTTCTCACCCTGCGAGAGCCGGAGGAAGGGGAAGTCCTAAGGGGTAATGCCCGTTACGAGGGCTACTCCATAGACCTAATCGAggaaattgcaaaaatgttgaatttcaAGTACGAGTTCCGAATGTCGCCGGATGGAAAGTACGGAGCTCTCAACAAGGTTACCCAGACTTGGGATGGTATCGTGAGACAACTGATCGATGGG AATGCTGATCTTGGAATCTGCGACTTAACGATGACATCTTCCCGTCGCCAGGCAGTTGACTTTACTCCCCCTTTCATGACCCTAGGAATCAGTATATTGTTCTCTAAGCCTCCCACACCACCCACTGATCTGTTCTCATTTCTATCGCCATTCTCCTTGGATGTGTGGATTTACATGGGATCCGCGTATCTCTTCATTTCCCTGCTGCTTTTCGGATTGGCTCGTATGGCGCCCGACGACTGGGAGAATCCTCATCCATGCAAGGAACCCGAGGAGGTGGAGAACATATGGTCTATTATGAACACCACATGGCTTTCGATCGGCTCACTGATGGGACAGGGCTGTGACATTTTGCCAAA GGCTGCCTCCACCAGATTGGTCACCGGAATGTGGTGGTTCTTCGCTCTGATGATGCTCAACTCCTACACAGCCAACTTGGCGGCCTTTCTAACCAATTCCCGTCAGGGGAACTCCATCAGCAACGCCGAGGATCTGGCGGCCCAGAATAAAATTAAGTACGGCGCGATGGCCGGTGGTTCCACAATGGGTTTCTTTCGGGACTCCAACTTCAGCACATACCAAAAAATGTGGACCGCCATGGAAAGCGCCAGTCCCTCGGTTTTCACAAAAACCAACGATGAGGGCGTCGAAAGGGTACAGAAGGGCAAGAATCTGTATGCCTTCATGATGGAGTCCACCACCTTGGAGTACAATGTGGAGAGGAAGTGCGATCTGGTGCAGATCGGCGGCTGGCTGGACTACAAAAGCTACGGCATTGCTATGCCCTTCA ATTCTCCTTATCGCAAACAAATCAGCGGGGCAGTCCTAAAGTTGGGAGAACTTGGACAGCTGGCCGAATTGAAACGAAAGTGGTGGAAGGAAATGCATGGCGGAGGAAACTGTGGGAAGAGCGAGGAAGGAGGCGGAGATACCCCCGAACTGGGATTGGAGAACGTGGGCGGTGTGTTCCTGGTGCTGGGACTCGGTTTGTTTGCAGCCATGGTTCTTGGATGTACGGAGTTCCTGTGGAACGTGAAATCAGTGGCCATTGAAGAGAAg ATCTCGCTAAAGGAAGCTTTTAAATCAGAGGCTCTATTTGCGGCTAGTATTTGGATCACCACCAAACCAGTACATACAAGTTCTGGCTCTGGCAGCTCGTCTTCGTCCAGTTCCACTTCAAGTCGCACCAAGCACTCTTCGAAGTCGCAGGGCTTGTCTATGAAAAGCCTCAAGAGCTCAGGCGAACATGACGTAGAAGCATCGGTTCACAACAAGCTGAAGAAAATCGGTTCAATGTTTTCACTAAAATCACAGAAGACAACCACTCCGCCGCCGGAGATTGGCTGGAAACTGGACAAGTCAACGCAAATGGATGAAGTACCAACTCCTGAACCGGAAACCGAACCCGAATTGCTACCGGAGGTCGAGCCAGAGCTTCCGCAACATCGGCATCgtcatcaccatcatcatcatcgccatcACCACCACCATAATCAAGGAGATCAGGGCCATGACGGAGGAGATCCATCGCATATCGAGTAA
- the Atg18b gene encoding WD repeat domain phosphoinositide-interacting protein 2 — MTTYQMNFNQDFTSLSVLSPAGLRLYSIASQDKVEEIFSKDNTEQIRIVERLFNSSLVVLVTAQKPNCLKMLHFKKKQDICNCFYPSEILCVRMNRQRLIVCLAESIHIHDIRDMKILHSIENIAPNEQGLCALSLNSHLAFPVCQTSGELRIFNASKLRTGMTIKAHDTPLSALAFSPSGSLLATASERGTVIRVFCVKNGQRVQEFRRGVSCVRIASLVFSASGEFLCASSNTETVHVFKIDGRAVETAELKAIADVAAKTETKESVAATAAAAEEAPVSSWGGMFSKAVSSLLLPSQVSEVLAQDRSFATVQLAQGGLKHICALTRVQKELRLLIACEDGFLYVHEFLADRGGACKLLSVHDLRGALEDIIELQLSESVLRSQIKSTNPTIVTQPSLTMLKSCAASVLIENPDPMQDNSYASILKGDQADAMSDSAKFRKLCDAIDTPTKLYDERQFPPVAIAAKD; from the exons ATCCCTCTCCGTACTGAGTCCCGCTGGCCTGCGACTGTACTCAATTGCCAGCCAGGACAAGGTGGAGGAGATCTTCTCCAAGGACAACACGGAGCAGATCCGGATAGTGGAGCGCCTGTTCAACAGCTCGCTGGTGGTGCTGGTCACCGCCCAGAAGCCCAACTGCCTCAAGATGCTGCACTTCAAGAAGAAGCAGGACATCTGCAACTGCTTTTACCCCTCGGAGATTCTGTGCGTTCGCATGAACCGTCAGCGGCTCATCGTCTGCCTGGCGGAGAGCATACACATCCACGACATCCGCGACATGAAGATCCTGCACTCCATCGAGAACATAGCGCCCAACGAGCAGGGCCTCTGCGCCCTCTCCCTCAACTCGCACCTGGCCTTCCCCGTCTGCCAAACGAGTGGGGAGCTGCGCATCTTCAATGCCAGCAAACTGCGCACCGGTATGACCATCAAGGCCCACGACACGCCCCTCTCGGCCCTGGCCTTCTCGCCCAGCGGCTCCCTGCTGGCCACCGCCTCCGAGCGCGGCACCGTCATCCGGGTCTTCTGCGTCAAGAATGGCCAGCGGGTGCAGGAGTTCCGGCGCGGCGTTAGCTGTGTCCGCATCGCCTCCCTGGTCTTCTCGGCCAGCGGAGAGTTCCTGTGCGCCTCCTCCAACACGGAGACGGTCCATGTCTTCAAGATCGACGGACGGGCAGTGGAGACGGCCGAACTGAAGGCGATAG CGGATGTGGCTGCCAAGACGGAAACCAAGGAATCGGTAGCAGCcacagcggcagcagctgaGGAGGCGCCTGTCTCCAGCTGGGGCGGAATGTTCTCGAAGGCGGTGTCCTCGCTGCTGTTGCCCTCGCAAGTCAGCGAAGTGCTGGCCCAGGACCGATCCTTTGCCACGGTCCAGCTGGCCCAGGGCGGCCTGAAGCACATTTGCGCCCTGACCCGCGTCCAAAAGGAGCTTCGCCTGCTGATCGCTTGCGAGGATGGGTTCCTCTATGTACACGAGTTCCTGGCGGATCGCGGAGGCGCCTGCAAACTGCTGTCGGTTCACGATCTGCGCGGAGCCCTCGAGGACATCATCGAGTTGCAGCTGAGCGAAAGCGTGCTGAGATCGCAGATTAAGTCAACGAATCCCACGATTGTGACGCAACCATCGCTGACGATGCTGAAGAGCTGTGCGGCCAGTGTGCTCATCGAGAATCCGGATCCGATGCAGGACAACAGCTATGCGAGTATCCTCAAGGGTGACCAGGCGGATGCCATGTCAG ATTCTGCCAAGTTTCGCAAGCTCTGCGATGCCATCGACACACCAACGAAGCTCTACGATGAGCGACAATTTCCGCCCGTGGCTATTGCCGCCAAGGATTGA